From Calothrix sp. PCC 6303, a single genomic window includes:
- a CDS encoding cytochrome P450 — MSSTKNLPLPPGKLGLPLLGETIDFLRDRSFSQKRQNWYGNLYKTHLFGRPTIVVIGADANRFLLTNENTYFTSSFPKTTKELLGAASLAIQKGGEHLQRRKLLSQAFQPRALSGYVGGMEAITHGYLQKWEKIGDLTWYPELKKYTFDVACKLLIGTDTASDDEIGQFFEEFSEGLFSLPINLPWTKFGKALHAREQLLMKIEQIILQSQQQTASSQDALGLLLQATDEDGSKLSIKELKDQVLLLLFAGHETLTSAIASFCLLLAQHPDVMAKVRTEQQNFDFSQPLTLESLKEMTYLEQVLKEVMRVIPPVGGGFREVIQTCEFNGYQIPQGWAVLYQVNRTHRDESIYTEPDSFEPERFNPDRAEDKTKPFSYMTFGGGVRECLGKEFAKLEMKIFAALLIRKYQWELVNGDKPEMAMVPTPRPRDNLQVRFGCLSK; from the coding sequence ATGTCATCTACTAAAAATTTACCTTTACCTCCTGGCAAGTTAGGTTTACCGTTGCTTGGTGAGACGATTGACTTTTTACGCGATCGCAGTTTCTCACAAAAGCGCCAAAATTGGTATGGAAATCTCTACAAAACCCATTTATTTGGTCGTCCAACTATAGTTGTCATTGGTGCAGATGCTAATCGTTTTTTACTCACCAATGAAAATACCTATTTTACCAGTAGTTTTCCTAAAACGACTAAGGAGTTACTAGGTGCAGCCTCTTTAGCTATACAAAAAGGTGGTGAACACCTACAACGACGAAAGTTACTATCTCAAGCTTTTCAACCTAGGGCTTTGTCAGGTTATGTTGGTGGGATGGAGGCAATTACCCATGGTTATTTGCAAAAATGGGAAAAAATTGGGGATTTAACTTGGTATCCAGAATTAAAGAAATATACTTTTGATGTCGCTTGCAAGTTATTGATTGGTACAGATACAGCAAGTGATGACGAAATTGGACAATTCTTTGAAGAGTTCTCTGAAGGGTTATTTAGTCTCCCGATAAATTTACCTTGGACTAAATTTGGTAAAGCTTTACATGCACGAGAACAACTGTTGATGAAGATAGAGCAGATTATTCTTCAGAGTCAACAACAAACCGCTTCTAGCCAAGACGCTTTGGGGTTGTTACTCCAAGCGACAGATGAAGATGGTAGTAAGTTGAGCATCAAAGAACTGAAAGATCAGGTATTGTTATTACTGTTTGCTGGACATGAAACATTAACATCTGCGATCGCTTCTTTCTGTTTACTCTTAGCACAGCATCCCGATGTTATGGCTAAGGTGCGTACTGAACAACAAAATTTTGACTTTAGTCAACCTCTGACTCTGGAAAGTCTCAAAGAAATGACTTATCTAGAACAAGTTCTCAAAGAGGTAATGCGAGTGATTCCTCCAGTTGGTGGTGGTTTCCGAGAAGTTATTCAAACTTGCGAATTCAATGGTTATCAAATTCCTCAAGGTTGGGCAGTTTTATATCAGGTAAATAGGACACATCGAGATGAAAGTATATATACTGAGCCAGATAGCTTTGAGCCGGAGAGATTTAATCCTGATCGGGCTGAAGATAAAACTAAACCCTTTAGCTATATGACATTTGGTGGCGGAGTACGGGAATGTTTGGGTAAAGAATTTGCTAAGTTAGAAATGAAAATATTTGCAGCATTACTAATAAGAAAGTATCAATGGGAACTAGTCAATGGGGATAAACCAGAAATGGCGATGGTGCCAACACCTCGTCCTCGTGATAATCTGCAAGTTAGGTTTGGGTGTTTATCTAAATAG
- a CDS encoding NAD(P)/FAD-dependent oxidoreductase: MSQQSAKICILGGGFGGLYTALRLSKLPWEGDKKPEIVLVDQSDRFLFSPLLYELLTRELETWEIAPPFVELLANTGVRFCQGTVAKVNIEQRLVHLQDGSDISYDRLVLALGGETPMDLVPGAEAHAYPFRNVNDAYRLEERLRILEESETDKIRIAIVGAGYSGVELACKLADRLGDKSPDRSRDRARLRLVELSDKILGTSPKFNREAATKALEAKGVFIDLETKVESISQDSMSLEYKEQVDTIPVELVIWTVGTRVSPVVQSLPFQVNQRGQIQVTSTMQVLEHPEIFALGDLVDCQDAEGQKIPATAQAAFQQADYTGWNIWASLTNRPLLPFRYQYLGEMITLGVDNTTLAGLGVTLDGPFANIARRLAYLYRMPTLEHQLKVGFNWLTRPVIDLLSS, translated from the coding sequence ATGTCTCAACAATCTGCAAAAATCTGTATTCTCGGCGGGGGTTTTGGTGGACTCTACACCGCGTTGCGCCTGAGTAAACTTCCCTGGGAAGGCGACAAAAAGCCGGAAATTGTCTTGGTAGATCAAAGCGATCGCTTTTTATTTTCGCCCCTACTTTATGAACTACTTACAAGAGAGTTAGAAACCTGGGAAATTGCCCCTCCCTTTGTGGAGTTGTTGGCAAATACAGGTGTACGTTTTTGTCAAGGTACTGTTGCCAAAGTAAATATAGAGCAGCGTCTTGTTCACCTTCAAGATGGTAGTGATATTAGTTACGATCGTTTGGTTTTGGCATTGGGTGGAGAAACACCGATGGATTTGGTACCGGGAGCCGAAGCCCATGCTTATCCTTTCCGTAACGTTAACGATGCCTACCGTCTCGAAGAACGCCTGCGAATTTTAGAAGAATCCGAAACGGATAAAATCCGCATAGCAATTGTTGGGGCTGGTTATAGTGGCGTAGAATTGGCTTGTAAGTTAGCGGATCGATTAGGCGATAAATCTCCGGATCGCTCACGCGATCGCGCTCGGCTACGATTGGTAGAATTAAGCGATAAGATCCTTGGTACTTCACCGAAATTTAACCGCGAAGCTGCAACTAAGGCTTTAGAAGCAAAGGGTGTATTTATTGATTTGGAAACCAAGGTAGAATCTATCAGCCAAGATAGTATGTCTTTGGAATATAAAGAGCAAGTTGACACAATTCCTGTTGAATTGGTAATTTGGACGGTGGGAACCCGTGTGAGTCCGGTAGTGCAAAGTTTACCATTTCAGGTAAATCAACGTGGACAAATTCAGGTTACATCCACCATGCAAGTTTTGGAACATCCAGAAATCTTTGCTTTGGGAGATTTAGTAGATTGTCAAGATGCTGAAGGACAAAAAATTCCCGCAACTGCACAAGCTGCTTTCCAGCAAGCTGATTATACTGGTTGGAATATTTGGGCAAGTTTAACAAATCGTCCTTTATTGCCTTTTAGATACCAATATTTGGGAGAAATGATTACATTAGGTGTAGATAATACCACCCTTGCGGGTTTGGGAGTTACTCTTGATGGTCCTTTTGCCAATATTGCCCGTAGACTGGCATATTTATATAGGATGCCAACTTTGGAACATCAATTAAAAGTTGGTTTTAATTGGTTAACTCGTCCTGTTATTGATCTGCTTTCAAGCTAG
- a CDS encoding MFS transporter — translation MGDSTSDRLSDRNPPESKLNLSTKLAFGAGDMGTAITAMIGISYSSMFLTDVAGLSPSLAGSTQSLGKIWDAVNDPLVGVLSDKNHPQNKWGRRYPWMIWGAVPFGFFFFIQWIVPQNFSQAGLFCYYTAASILFNTFYTVVNLPYTTLTAELTRDYDERTRLNGFRYVFSIAGSVLAIAITLTITAMFREDRVLQALTIGAVCATISILPIYWCVWGTRKRSQYMKSRNPETEASISLPFLQQLRITLTNIPFLYVIGIYLCSGLSFQLTAGIVPYFIVSWMRLPQLHVSLVFLAIQGTAMVMLFVWSYISRRIGKKAVYMMGTIAWLIAQIGLYFLQPGEVGFLYGLCVIAGIGVSTAYLIPASMLPDVIELDELRTGQRREGVFYSFAVFIQKISLGFAIDIMLKSLGWAGYIKPTKDILVPIQPDSVLQVIRFFISPLPAIALFIGLILTYFYPITREAHQEILLELEKQKNHK, via the coding sequence ATGGGTGATTCTACATCAGATAGATTGAGCGATCGCAATCCTCCAGAAAGCAAATTAAATCTTAGTACAAAACTGGCTTTTGGGGCTGGGGACATGGGGACAGCAATTACTGCAATGATTGGGATATCCTATTCATCAATGTTCCTCACCGATGTAGCAGGTTTAAGTCCCAGTTTGGCGGGGAGTACCCAATCTTTGGGTAAAATCTGGGATGCCGTTAATGATCCGTTAGTTGGAGTATTAAGTGATAAAAATCATCCTCAAAATAAATGGGGACGACGTTACCCTTGGATGATTTGGGGTGCTGTTCCTTTCGGTTTCTTCTTTTTTATTCAGTGGATTGTTCCGCAAAATTTTAGTCAAGCTGGTCTATTTTGCTACTATACGGCAGCTTCGATCTTATTTAATACCTTCTATACTGTTGTTAACTTACCTTACACCACTCTAACAGCCGAACTCACCAGGGACTATGATGAGCGCACTCGTCTAAATGGTTTTCGATATGTATTTTCAATAGCTGGTAGTGTTTTAGCGATCGCTATTACTCTGACGATTACGGCGATGTTCCGTGAAGATCGAGTTTTACAAGCTTTAACTATTGGGGCTGTATGCGCTACGATTTCTATCTTACCAATCTATTGGTGTGTATGGGGAACTAGAAAACGCTCTCAATATATGAAGAGTCGCAACCCCGAAACGGAAGCATCTATTTCTTTACCATTTTTACAGCAGTTACGAATTACCTTGACAAATATTCCTTTTCTCTACGTAATTGGAATCTATTTGTGTTCTGGGCTATCTTTTCAACTTACTGCTGGAATTGTTCCTTATTTTATTGTCAGTTGGATGCGCTTACCCCAACTGCATGTGAGTCTTGTTTTTTTAGCCATTCAAGGTACGGCAATGGTGATGTTATTTGTGTGGAGTTACATCAGTCGTCGGATTGGGAAAAAAGCTGTTTATATGATGGGAACAATCGCTTGGTTAATTGCCCAAATCGGATTATATTTTTTACAACCTGGTGAAGTTGGATTTTTGTATGGATTATGTGTAATAGCTGGTATTGGGGTTTCCACTGCTTACCTGATTCCTGCTTCCATGTTACCAGATGTAATTGAATTGGACGAACTGAGAACAGGACAACGCAGAGAAGGGGTTTTTTACAGCTTTGCTGTGTTCATCCAAAAAATTTCCTTGGGTTTTGCCATTGATATCATGCTAAAAAGTTTGGGTTGGGCAGGATATATTAAACCAACCAAAGATATTTTAGTACCAATTCAACCAGATTCAGTGTTGCAAGTCATTCGTTTCTTCATTTCTCCGCTACCTGCGATCGCATTATTCATCGGACTCATACTAACTTACTTTTATCCCATCACGCGAGAAGCACACCAGGAGATTTTGTTGGAGTTAGAAAAGCAGAAAAACCACAAATAA